In Juglans microcarpa x Juglans regia isolate MS1-56 chromosome 1S, Jm3101_v1.0, whole genome shotgun sequence, the genomic stretch TCCTCTTCACTGTCGTTGTAAAtcaaaatgtcataaaaaaaaagtatgaatcGTCTTAGGaaggtttaaaaattagatTCGTTAGGCTTTGGAAAGTCAATGGGGGCATTAGTTAAGCCAAATGGCATGACTAGAAATTCATAATGGCCTTTGTGGGTGCAGAAGGCTGTCTTGGGAATATCTGTTGTTTTGATTCTAATCTGGTGATAACAAGATCTGAGATCCAGCTTAGAGAATATAACCAAGCCATTAAGTTCATCCAGTAGCTCATCCACCACTGGTATGGGATATCTGTCCTTAACAGTGACTTTGTTTAGAGCTCTATAGTCTACATAGAGGCGCCATGAGCCATCAACTTTCCTTACCCAACAGCACTGGTGAAGAATACGGGCTCTAACTTAGTTGAATAACCCCCGAAGTCAGCAGCTCCCTCACAATCTtctatttctcatattttttaaagtaagggTACCTATAGGGTTTCACAAAAATAGAGCTAGTTCCAGGTTGTAAGGGAATGGCATGGTCATGGGATCTTTGGAGTGGTAGGATTCAGCAAATATGTCAAGATATTGATTTAGGAGTTTTTGGAGGGATGCTAGGATTTCAGGTATTTTTTATTCAGGTTCCAGGAAGTGTAACAGTACTCCCTTGTTCCCCATGCTGTGGTTCTTAGGTACCATTCCCATCTCCACTAATTTCGAGCTAGGTAACCCCTTAAACACCATTGGCTATCCTGCCTTAGCAAACTACATAGTTAGCTCTTGGAAATTCCATAAAATAGACCCCAAGGTCTGAAGCCAAACTACTTTGAGAACCATATCACACCCAGCCAGTAAAAGTACATAAGCTTCACAACAGAAATGGGTATTTTGTATAACTAAGGGCAATTCATTCACTCTTCCAACTCTATAGACCAATTATCCATTAGCCACCTCAACTTGAACATTTTAATCATCCTGCACCTTTACCCTGGTTTTAGTCACTACAGCAAGGTCAATGAAATTATGGGTGCTACATGAGTCAATAAGTATGATTATCCAACAGTCCCCAATCTTCCCTTTGACCCTCATAGTTTTGTTTCCAGTGCCAGTGATAGCATGCAGGGAGATTGCAAGTCCCCTTTTATAGTGCTCAGTTCTAGCAGCTGTTCTTTAGACTCCTTCACAATTAAGTCCCTCATCACAGCTCTTTCCTCATCTGAAATATCATAGATTTCCTCAATTAGATACAAATTAGGCTTCTGACATTTGTAACCAAGTCTCCACCTAACTTCACAATAGTAGCGCAAGCCTTTTTTCCTACGATCTTGCATTTGAGTTTGGCTGATTTTCTATACTGGTagggtttgttttttgttaggTTTTTGGGTACCAGTTTGGAAATTTTTGGGCATGGTTCAGTTGGGCAAAGGGAGGTTCCTTTATGGGTTTTCTTGGTAATGGCtaaattttcttcttgtatCTTAGCTAGGCTGTAGGCCGAGATAAGGCTTGGAGGGTTGAACATCCTCACTGGAAGGCATATGTCATCTTTAAGTCCACTAAAAAACAACTTAGCTTATAGGGATCTGACAAACCCCTTAGCCTATTAGATAATGACTCAAAGTGGGTCTTATAGTCCTCTACAGACCCTGTTTGTCTTAACCTCGCTAAGGCCTCCATGGAGTCATCATAACAGCTTGGGCCAAACCTAATGAGTAAAGCCCTACAAAGTGCTCCTAGTCCATTAGTTGCTCAGTTTCATCTAGCTCCTGGTTTACCAAAGCTTTACCTGCCATATGGAAGGATGCTAACCTTAATTTGTGTTGTGACAGTGTATTGTGGAAAGTAAAGAGCTATTGTACCTTGTACAACCAATCCGTGGGGTCACCACGATTGAACACAGGAAAATCAAGCCTTACCGAGTGCATCTACACCTCACCCATCTGCACCAGCTGAAGATCTTGTTGTCCTGTTGGCCCAGAGGATGATTTAGCTTGTTTCTGGTTTTTCTTCTGCAACTCCATTGTTAGAATCGATAGTTGTCTCTTCAGAGCCAGCATCTCAATCTCCAAGCTCTTGAACTGTGATTCAGATGTCTTCTTCAAGGAATTGAAGCCCTCATGCAACTGAGAAAATCTAGTCCCTTCAACCATTAGCATGCTTTTGTATGAAGGGGATGGGGCTATCTTTGATATTAGATTTGTAACACTCTAGGATTTTTGGACTTAGATACTCACTTAGAGGAGAAACATTTTCTCAGGAAGGAGAAATTGTAGAAAAGTTATGCATTCATCAATAATCCATTCGAAAGGAATTACAAAGTATATGAACAGACACACATAACAAACTTTGTATTTCTACAGGAGTATTCCCTAACATGATACTGACCTGACACCCCAGCATAACGAAATGCAATACAAAAGATATAGCATGTGTGTAAAGCCAAGGCCCATCTCTTATTTTAACCTAAGTAATACTTCATCTTTAACTCTTCACTTAAGCCCAACTTCCACTTCAAGCCTCGGCCCACTTATCATCAGTGTGTTACCTGATCCATGTGACTCACGATGCCTTCTTCgttcttctccattttctcttcgATTCCTAGGGTTGTCGTGACAGAGCTATACACTGCACGAGAGCATCATCAAATAGGATAAAGGCATACTTGGATAACAAGATGATacgagaattttgtaaatagtagtaaaataatttgtgaataatattgagaatttgaaatggtttgaattaagatattttattaaattttcgaaaataagaaaaaatattgaataaaattattataaagttaagatattgttataatattattttttgaattttaattaaaagtttAGAAACGTTATAACGATTAGatatgattagataaaaaaataaaaaataaaaaatttttgtatttgagtcaagtttaaaaaaaaagtgacaaaaatttttgtgataaaatgacatcatctcactttccaaataagccataaatcattttttggaaagaaaccAAATTGACGTTGTCTGACCAAAATGTGCACAAGCATCTCTATCGAGTAAGTAATGCAATGTTCAAGAAtgcaagttatatatatattttttaaataagatttattataaaaataaataaacatatttatagAAACTGTCTTTTGGTAAATACAACTGGTATACAATCGTTCACGcgtcaaatttaaaataaattttttctctctcgtcagcttaatctttctttctttctcagctTCAACAGTTCGATCTCTCAACTTTTTCATTAGCTCGGTCTATCTAACGTGGATATTTACGCGCCTAACacagtaagaatataatttcttggCCCTTTCCTGCGGATCAAAATCCGATGTCTGTTGTCATTTAATGTGTCAGGGCGTTAGCCTTCATTGGGCCCCCCATGATGTTGTCTCCACAATCTTCAAAATCTGATATATGTCTTGTGAAAACAAAAATGCTAGTTTTCTGTCCTCCATTCTGTCCTTGCTTGCataaagtgtattttttattttttgaaaaatactaatttacCCCTCCCTCCCACTTTgaaagctttttttttcttttttaagtgtgtttttttaaaaaaaatttaaaaattacataagaGACTATATAAAATTGCATCAAATTCACACATTTTAAAAGACTATATAAAGCATACTCTTAAGTTAAACTTATCCAATGTATGATTCTTTAATGACATCCCACTTGAAACagatatattgatttttttgataagtaagaaaaaacCTTCTCATTATCgactttattttcatttattttagtttgacttttaaattttagacatattttacaCATATTGAGACAATcaattataagatatatattgaCTAATATGACGGGTTCCTTTAATACATGagaaatgaatatttataattatagaaaacgtaaacgttattttttttttaaataaatataaaatttatataaaaaattaatttttaataataaacttatctctttttacaaaaagtattAAATCGCTTACAAAATCTATAATTGTATCCCAACATTACTCGTCGAAAACAACACTATAAGATCTAATTATTAAGTGGGGACAATGATGTCACTATTCCTTTTTGGATTAGCTAATAATTCCTTTTACCTGAGATGCATAGATCGGGAATGGCAAGTGATACCAGGTAGGGCTGGGTTTTGACTCCGACGGAGTTGGAGTACTGGTTTttgacctccgactccgacaaaagtcggagttaaattggagctccgactctgactccgaattggagtcggagtcagactccgatcggaggtcggagctccgacattAGATCGGAACTCGACGTGCattcgacgtggcgctcgaacGGAACTCTTttagagaggttcgctcgacatgTCACTCGAGCGAACTggaagaggttcgctcgacttccgctcgacatgtcgctcgagctaatattcaatacaacgtgtgctcgacttgcgctcgacacctcgctctagcgcaagtgtacagtaaaagaaattttagagtCGAAATCGGAGCTTCTTGAAACTCCGACTCTAACTCAGACTCCGAATAAATATTCAGAACTACTCCAAATTCCAACTCCAAATTCTGATGATTCCAATAAAATTAGAGTCAAAATCGAAACAAAAGTTAGACagaattgaaatttttaaaattttacacaCCCCTGATACCTGGTGCCCAAAGCCACCATGCATATGCACGTTGCCAGGCTATTAAATAATGCATCACAAAGACATAAATACCCCTACTGTATTCACCGACACGCGTCCAATTATTGTGGCTGGTGGCTCCATTATTCAAGATCTCAGTACCTGTACCTCACTGCAATTCCATTGTCAATCAGAAGGGCATTATCGCCCGCTCATAAGAATTGTTGTCCTCCCGGTTCCTGAATCCTTTCTAGGTCTGTGCTCCCAATATAGAGTTTAAAATACGAAAATATCTTTGCTTTCCATTATTTCcggaagaaagaagagagaggcAGATAGGCAAATTCCTGTGGCTCTCTCCCTTTTCCTGGTTGAAACTATTTGCAACGAAAAAGAAGGACAAAATGTCAATATTTTAGAGCTGCATTGtcctcctcttcctttctcAAACCGATCTGAGGCTTTAAAGCGACAAACATCTCTTAAGCTTGAACCATACTCTGCAAGTTAAAGTTCATTATtttatctatcttttttttttttttttaagtgaaaatcaGAACTTGCATGTGCTTTAACACAAGCTAGggtgaaaaataaagaattttcttttctcttgtttttttttttttcctgggaaAGTGCcgttgttatttatttttttttttttggagaaaataaaCCTTTCTGTTTATATCTTGAGAGAAAAAGCTTATCTAAgctggttttgttttttctttttctgggttTGTTTAGTTTGTTGCTGTTGAAGtggcggtggtggtggttggagATGCCGGAGAAGGCAATGAGTTATTTACTTTTGAAACCATTGATACCAAGGTGGAGTCCCTTGCGTCATTGGCGTTTTGGAGTGCTGACGGCTTTGGTTGTTGTTGGGATGGTCATAGTTTGGAGCGTAGATGGGTGCACCATAAAAAGCTTTCTCGAAGTTTGGAGGTTCAGACAAGATTTCGTAGCCACGAAACTCAGTACTCGCCCGGCTAATCTCACCCAAATCCATCAAAGTCTCCCTCTCAACACCTCCATCGTCCTGGCTAATACGACCCAGAACCAAACTAATACTACGAACCCTATAGATTCCCGCATTCTTGAACCGCCTTCTGTTCAGAACTCAACCGGATTACCTCAACAGTCAGCCAGAATCCACTGCAGCACACAGCTTCGCCAAATTTGAGCTGGGTTTCAGCTGAATTAGAACCCAACTTGACCTCCAATCTTGTCGCCCGGTGGTTGGCTCCAGGAGGTGAACCTTGTAAGGATTCCAAGACGGTACAGATTTCGATTCCTGGTTTGGATGGTAGGAACTTGATTGATCTTTCAGCCGGTGAAATCCATGAATTTGGTTTTCAAGCACTGGATGAGTCTGGAAATCCACGCTGTTTAGGTGGAGATTACTTTGAGACTGATCTTTCAGGGGATTCTTGGAAATCCAGACCGTTAGTCAAAGATTTTGGTAACGGCTCTTATTATGTTTCGCTTCAGGTTCATCCCAACTTTGATGGGGATTACAATCTGACAGTTATCCTGCTATTTAGGCAATTTGAAGGCCTGAAATTCTCACCTTGGCGATTCGCGTTTGATCGAGTGCTTCGGAAAATTCCGATCAGGTTTTACAAATCCTCAGGTCACTTGCATGAGCTACAAACTTGTACAGAATCTGACTTTAGCGGGGATATTTGGTCTGGGAGGTGGACTCGGCATGGTAAGAATGATGATTGTCAAATCAGTAGTGATGGTCGTTACCGTTGCTTACCACCTGACTTTCCATGTCAGAGTCCGTGGTGTAGTGGCTCACTGGGTTTGTTAGAGAGTAATGGTTGGGTCTACTCTGCACATTGTGCTTTTAGATTGTTTCTAGCTGATTCTGCTTGGAATTGCTTGAAGAATCGGTGGATTTTCTTCTGGGGTGATTCAAATCACGTCGATACAATCCGAAACATGCTCAATTTTGTCTTAGATTTGCCTGATATTCCCTCAGTTCCCAGGCGGTTTGATATGAACTTCTCAAACCCAAAACAACCGTCTCAATCGGTTAGAATTACTAGCATTTTCAATGGGCACTGGAATGAGACGGGCAATTATGAAGGGTTGAATTCATTGCAAAATGAAGGATTTAGGAATTTGTTAAAGAAGTACTTTTCAGAAGACACAGTTCCAGACACAGTGATCATGAACTCTGGATTACACGATGGTGTTAAGTGGAAAAATCTAAGGGCATTCTCTGGTGGGGCAGATTACGCGGCTTCATTTTGGGCAGAGGTTATGGAGTCATTGAAGCAGAGGGGATTGGCAGTGCCAAAGGTTTTCTACAGGACCACTGTAGCAACTGGTGGATATGCTAGGTCGCTGGCATTTAATCCCAATAAAATGGAGGCTTTCAATGGTGTATTGTTGGACAAATTGAAGCACGCTGGGGTAGTTTCTGGCGTGATCGATAACTTTGATATGACTTTTCCTTGGCATTTTGATAATCGGTGCAATGACGGTGTGCATTATGGTCGAGCTCCGCTGAAGATGATGTGGAGAGACGGCCTAATTGGGCACCAGTATTTTGTAGACCTCATGTTAGTTCATGTGTTGCTCAATGCACTCTGTGCAAGATGAATTTATGCACTATTCTGCAGAGTTGGAGCCCCTGAGGGTGGCGTTATGGCATGATATTGAGAACGCAAATGCCAGGCCATTCATATCTCTCAGCCAAGAAAACAATGGATTAGATGCCATATGCACTGTAAGAATGCAGACAAAAGAACTTGGCTGCTGCTTTTTCTGGAGAAAGTACGAGGCAGtgagtgctatatatatatatatatatatagattcgTATAATTCATTAGATCAGATGGCattctttattcatttataaactgtcaacatataatataacaCATATGGTTGCGATTTTGAGGTGTTCTTTGGAGTCAGGAATAGAGAAAATCTGTATTTGGCGCTCCATCTGAACTGTATTGTGTTACCCGATTTGATCTCGATCGAGTATATATAGTTTCTAGGCATGCATGTTCATGCTTTTTCCAGAAGGCATGTATATAGATTCACAAGCCATTTTGTGTCATTGTCAAGTGAATTCCCATTGCATGTCTACGTGTTCaagttttttcctttcactAATAAGCAATGATAAAGACTGTTTGTTGCTTCAACCTTAACTAATACACAGCCACCCAATGGGAAAAATGAACGCAATCTTCATGTTAGAGATTGGTTGCTTAaagcaaaaacttgattttgggtaatgaaatttttggttttgagcAAGTTGCCACTTGCCGATCTCGTTGACCTTCCCCATCCAATCTCTTATGAAACGAAGCTTTGCTGAATATACGTGATCTATGGTTTTAATAAAGCTTAATTTGGAACCTTAGAATATGTGCATTGGTCTAGGCTTTAAGAAATCATGGATGATTTAGAACATATGGTTTGATCAAACCTTTGACTTGACTCTCCTTATCTACCCAATGTTTGTTACATTGTACTTGTTTATACatgattgttattttatttacatgtcGATATGAAGAACACATAACCTTTCACGCTGCTTACATGGCAAGATTTGATtgataagaaatttattttttaaaccgTTATTGCAAATCAAATCATACTAAGTCAACAATATTTACACGAATTCTCAATGCTGATTAACGAATATATAAAACGCAAATGGTTTgttatataaaaacaataaaaatcttaattggtttgttatatatatatatatatatatatatatatatatatataatcaagtatAACGCAAATGGTTTgttatataaaaacaataaaaatcttaattggtttgatatatatatatatatatatatatatatataatcaagtatctctaataaaaattaaacattctCTTTACTTTTATTTGGTGACTTTAAGGGTGTTGTATTTTACATCCAAATTACAAAAACCAATACAATACACCGTCAAactataaaaaatcaaaaaaaaaaaaaaaatcaaacactttgcatttttgtttaaatatgaccattaaaataaatgaaaaacacGTTGCATGGcacaattttaatttaatattaaaaggGAGTACAAAGTATAAGTTGTTAGTAATTTGAGGGTGCAATGTGTcaattttaatagtattttatctCTAATATTGATTCAATTTACCGTAAAGATGTGGTGACCAATGGTCCAATTGGAAGTAATATTTGAAGAAAGATTGAATTATTATTGGAGATAAATGTGATTGTATCATCAATGTTGGCCATTAACGGATAGCTTTACAGGTGCTAGTAACCATGCTCATTGGGTTGCTCAATGGACTGTTGACGATGGAAAATATggaaatatgatattttttacaattttttatttaattatattttaaatgatagataatttataaaaacattattatttttataaaataatttgtaaaaatattattattttaaaatatgattgtataAAAGCATTATGTGTGTATTATTACTCGAAAAATATTTCCATCAATGATTTGTAAGTGTTAACCAACTAAAAAgctctttataattttttaatgttaaaaagaaaggagaatgcatcataaatattgtattaaaaatcttaatatatttttatatagtagtttATCAGAATAAAGATGGATTGAATTATTGATTACCAATGAAAAAAATCTACTCTTCATCTCTATACTACACTAGTTTTGTTACTCACCATCCTACACACCACACTTAGACTCGAACCGGTATACACccattttgagatttcaataatcgATACCGTACCGGTTACCCCGCTAAACCAATACTT encodes the following:
- the LOC121246794 gene encoding uncharacterized protein LOC121246794 encodes the protein MPEKAMSYLLLKPLIPRWSPLRHWRFGVLTALVVVGMVIVWSVDGCTIKSFLEVWRFRQDFVATKLSTRPANLTQIHQTSPNLSWVSAELEPNLTSNLVARWLAPGGEPCKDSKTVQISIPGLDGRNLIDLSAGEIHEFGFQALDESGNPRCLGGDYFETDLSGDSWKSRPLVKDFGNGSYYVSLQVHPNFDGDYNLTVILLFRQFEGLKFSPWRFAFDRVLRKIPIRFYKSSGHLHELQTCTESDFSGDIWSGRWTRHGKNDDCQISSDGRYRCLPPDFPCQSPWCSGSLGLLESNGWVYSAHCAFRLFLADSAWNCLKNRWIFFWGDSNHVDTIRNMLNFVLDLPDIPSVPRRFDMNFSNPKQPSQSVRITSIFNGHWNETGNYEGLNSLQNEGFRNLLKKYFSEDTVPDTVIMNSGLHDGVKWKNLRAFSGGADYAASFWAEVMESLKQRGLAVPKVFYRTTVATGGYARSLAFNPNKMEAFNGVLLDKLKHAGVVSGVIDNFDMTFPWHFDNRCNDGVHYGRAPLKMMWRDGLIGHQYFVDLMLVHVLLNALCAR